A region of Beijerinckia sp. 28-YEA-48 DNA encodes the following proteins:
- a CDS encoding EthD family reductase produces the protein MAKMLVIYNKPADPAAFEKHYFDVHVPLAKRLPGLRRYETSTGAIVRPGASDTPHFVATLYFDSVAAIREAFASETGKACAADRVRFAPNDGDYLMLLFDDQSV, from the coding sequence ATGGCAAAGATGCTGGTCATCTATAACAAGCCGGCCGATCCCGCAGCCTTTGAAAAGCACTACTTCGACGTTCACGTGCCGCTCGCCAAACGCTTGCCCGGTTTGCGGCGTTACGAAACCAGCACCGGCGCCATTGTCAGGCCGGGGGCAAGCGATACGCCCCATTTCGTCGCCACCCTATATTTCGACAGTGTCGCGGCCATCCGCGAGGCTTTCGCCAGCGAGACGGGCAAGGCTTGCGCCGCCGACCGCGTGCGGTTCGCGCCTAACGACGGTGATTACCTGATGTTGCTCTTTGACGATCAGTCGGTCTGA
- a CDS encoding LysR family transcriptional regulator: MKRDDLSDLALFAAVAEQKSFTRAAALLGMSQSALSHAMKALEGRLGLRLLARTTRSVETTEAGERLLCALKPAFDDIAHELTALGELRDRPSGTIRITAGRHAATSCLWPALRRFLPKHPDVQVEVSVDAGLTDIVAGRFDAGIRIGEQIEKDMIAVRVSPPLRSIVVGAPSYFKKHPAPRRPQDLADHDCINYRFATAGSLYVWEFEKSGRPMKVRVNGRLIFNDAEMIIEAVLAGHGLANVFEDQVKSHITAGRLRTVLNEWCSPYPGYYLYYPSRRQTPALKALIEAMRI; this comes from the coding sequence ATGAAACGGGACGATCTCAGCGATCTCGCCCTCTTCGCGGCCGTGGCCGAACAGAAGAGTTTCACCCGCGCCGCCGCCCTGCTCGGCATGTCGCAATCGGCGCTGAGCCACGCCATGAAAGCGCTGGAGGGGCGGCTCGGCCTGCGGCTGCTGGCGCGCACGACCCGCAGCGTGGAGACGACGGAAGCCGGGGAGCGCCTGCTGTGCGCCCTCAAGCCCGCCTTCGACGACATCGCCCACGAATTGACTGCGCTCGGTGAGTTGCGCGACAGGCCTAGCGGCACCATCCGCATCACCGCCGGCCGGCACGCGGCCACCTCTTGCCTGTGGCCGGCGCTGCGGCGCTTTCTGCCGAAACATCCCGATGTCCAGGTGGAGGTTTCGGTTGACGCCGGCCTCACCGACATTGTCGCCGGCCGCTTTGATGCGGGCATCCGGATCGGCGAACAGATCGAGAAGGATATGATCGCGGTACGTGTCAGCCCGCCGCTGCGCTCGATCGTCGTCGGCGCGCCCTCCTATTTCAAGAAACATCCCGCGCCCCGGCGGCCACAGGATCTCGCCGATCACGACTGCATCAATTACCGCTTCGCCACCGCCGGCAGTCTCTACGTCTGGGAATTCGAGAAGAGCGGCCGGCCGATGAAAGTGCGGGTCAATGGCAGGCTCATCTTCAACGATGCCGAGATGATCATCGAGGCCGTGCTCGCTGGCCACGGCCTCGCCAATGTGTTCGAGGATCAGGTGAAATCCCACATCACCGCCGGCCGCCTGCGCACGGTCCTGAACGAATGGTGCTCGCCTTATCCGGGCTATTACCTCTATTACCCCAGCCGCCGGCAGACACCGGCGTTGAAGGCCTTGATCGAGGCGATGCGCATTTAG
- a CDS encoding DUF1963 domain-containing protein: MIGAAGFCAALPRQLSAQNAATFRSGPYRTLDELSASLTATGISTDEVQTLLALAKPSIALQSTAVEDSEIAVGAGKIGGSPDVPRDFIWPLRQPTVFGLATIETLRKYEADNSDEDLKRQIALKEALAKRVAPLAFMTQIDLAVCAAAGRLDEDIPRAGRLLLFYDLVFNPQTGQEPNGNRLFQLIHVETDQLTRKTAPDLGYPLFGGIDVYRNCLPSARFRPVFTYTLPDQRAAPITPSYLNRPYPHENWSDLQPTHLEASNRLGGWPENIKKEMTIDLAAADAGVDITQMNYRDVFKRLERSAQQWVLLLQIGAYDNDINDFNGLYYIWIKREDLRARDFSKARLIYQKDE; encoded by the coding sequence ATGATCGGTGCCGCGGGTTTTTGCGCGGCTTTGCCGCGTCAACTGAGTGCGCAGAACGCTGCGACCTTCCGGTCTGGGCCTTATCGAACACTCGATGAATTGTCCGCCTCGCTGACCGCGACAGGCATATCGACCGACGAAGTCCAAACGCTGCTGGCCCTCGCCAAGCCCTCCATCGCCTTGCAGTCGACAGCGGTTGAAGACAGCGAGATCGCTGTGGGCGCCGGCAAGATTGGTGGTTCACCTGATGTGCCGCGTGATTTCATCTGGCCGTTACGCCAGCCGACAGTCTTTGGTCTGGCTACGATAGAAACCCTGCGCAAGTATGAAGCAGACAATTCGGACGAAGACCTCAAGCGCCAGATCGCGCTGAAGGAGGCCTTGGCCAAGCGCGTCGCGCCATTGGCCTTCATGACGCAGATCGATCTGGCTGTCTGCGCCGCTGCGGGGCGGCTCGATGAGGATATCCCGCGCGCGGGCCGGCTCTTACTTTTCTACGATCTCGTATTCAATCCGCAGACGGGCCAGGAGCCCAATGGCAATCGGCTCTTTCAGCTCATCCATGTGGAAACCGATCAGCTGACACGGAAGACGGCGCCCGATCTCGGTTATCCTTTGTTTGGTGGCATTGATGTCTATCGCAATTGCCTGCCGTCGGCGCGGTTTCGGCCTGTTTTCACCTATACGCTGCCGGATCAGCGCGCGGCGCCGATCACACCGAGCTATCTGAACAGACCCTATCCGCACGAGAACTGGAGCGATCTCCAGCCCACCCATCTCGAGGCGTCCAATCGTCTTGGCGGTTGGCCGGAGAATATCAAGAAAGAGATGACGATCGATCTCGCCGCCGCGGACGCGGGTGTCGATATCACGCAGATGAACTATCGTGATGTCTTCAAACGGCTTGAGCGATCAGCGCAGCAATGGGTTTTGCTGCTGCAGATCGGCGCCTATGACAACGACATCAACGACTTCAATGGTCTCTATTATATCTGGATCAAGCGCGAGGATTTGCGCGCCCGCGATTTCAGCAAGGCACGGTTGATTTATCAAAAGGATGAATGA
- a CDS encoding class II aldolase/adducin family protein yields MEKPSDRMRDQLEQLALACRILEMEGHGDLAQGHLSLRDDSGDFFWMKRNDIGLGEVIGPQDFVALSFHGKQLSGSGRSHSEWPIHSEILKARPDVRIVAHSHPQFACLLTAAEPAFHPYTIEADKLTRIGFFGGTSALINDSEAGGDVAQALGAADILFLANHGVVFCGATVAEAVCRGIFLERAARVEVMAAAVDLKWRRLPDAEERAVRHQQMIGPGHIDQTWAYFQRKLAAQYSAADGAPRPVFGNRI; encoded by the coding sequence ATGGAAAAGCCTTCCGACCGCATGCGCGACCAGCTCGAACAGCTCGCGCTCGCTTGCCGTATCCTTGAAATGGAAGGGCATGGCGATCTGGCGCAGGGACATCTGTCCCTGCGCGACGATAGCGGCGATTTCTTCTGGATGAAGCGCAACGACATCGGCCTCGGCGAAGTGATAGGGCCACAGGATTTCGTCGCGCTTTCCTTCCACGGCAAGCAGCTTTCCGGCAGCGGACGGTCGCATTCCGAATGGCCGATCCATTCGGAGATTCTTAAAGCGCGACCGGATGTGCGCATCGTCGCCCATAGTCATCCGCAGTTCGCCTGCCTGCTGACAGCGGCCGAACCGGCGTTCCATCCCTATACGATCGAGGCCGACAAACTGACCCGCATTGGCTTCTTCGGTGGAACATCGGCATTGATCAACGATAGCGAGGCTGGGGGCGACGTGGCCCAGGCGCTTGGCGCAGCCGACATTCTGTTCCTCGCCAATCACGGCGTCGTTTTCTGCGGCGCCACGGTTGCGGAGGCGGTGTGTCGCGGCATTTTTCTGGAACGTGCGGCGCGGGTCGAAGTGATGGCCGCGGCGGTTGACCTGAAGTGGCGACGCTTACCCGATGCGGAAGAACGCGCCGTGCGCCACCAACAAATGATCGGACCTGGTCACATCGATCAGACCTGGGCCTATTTTCAACGCAAGCTCGCGGCGCAGTATTCGGCGGCCGACGGCGCGCCCAGGCCCGTTTTCGGCAACAGGATTTAA
- a CDS encoding isopenicillin N synthase family oxygenase has product MSSVPVINLSPFAAGGSVQERQEVAGAIRQACIDIGFFYITGHGIAGTEMEATVAFGKQFFALSTAQKELILARNNEANLGFIQTGGLEPDAEKLTKADRKERLYSSRALYPGEVIDETSPAGRSQWLPEAALPGFRTAIETAIANKVRLARQLSRAFSLSVGMPETYLEDFHDRLGCIHSFNHYPAVDPAVADRLWGFSPHTDYGTFTILQQDDVGGLQAQNAGGEWIDVPPKAGTFVINVGDLLSRWTNDLYVSTLHRVRNLSPRPRLSISFFAYPNPRATIATLSSCEATRGVYEPVVAGDYIRSLLTQAYTTGQTGISQTTAQRLAR; this is encoded by the coding sequence GTGTCGAGCGTTCCGGTCATCAATCTGTCGCCCTTCGCGGCGGGTGGATCTGTCCAGGAGCGGCAAGAAGTGGCCGGAGCCATCCGCCAGGCCTGTATCGATATTGGCTTCTTCTATATCACCGGTCACGGCATTGCCGGCACCGAGATGGAGGCGACGGTCGCGTTCGGCAAGCAATTCTTTGCCTTGTCGACGGCGCAAAAGGAACTGATCCTCGCCCGCAACAACGAGGCCAACCTCGGGTTCATCCAGACCGGCGGCCTTGAGCCCGATGCCGAGAAACTGACCAAGGCCGATCGTAAGGAGCGGCTTTATTCGTCGCGGGCTCTCTATCCGGGAGAGGTGATCGATGAGACGTCACCCGCCGGCCGGTCGCAATGGTTGCCCGAGGCGGCCTTGCCTGGTTTCAGGACGGCGATTGAAACGGCCATTGCCAATAAAGTGCGGCTGGCTCGCCAGCTCTCCCGCGCCTTTTCCCTGAGCGTTGGCATGCCCGAGACCTATCTGGAGGATTTCCACGACCGGCTCGGCTGCATCCACTCCTTCAATCATTATCCGGCGGTCGATCCCGCTGTTGCCGATCGTCTATGGGGATTTTCGCCGCATACCGACTACGGCACTTTCACCATCCTGCAGCAGGATGATGTTGGTGGCCTGCAGGCGCAGAATGCGGGTGGCGAATGGATCGATGTGCCGCCGAAGGCCGGCACATTCGTCATCAATGTCGGCGACCTGCTGTCGCGTTGGACCAATGATCTCTATGTTTCCACCTTGCATCGTGTGCGCAATCTAAGCCCGCGTCCGCGCTTGTCGATTTCCTTCTTCGCCTATCCAAATCCGCGCGCCACCATTGCCACTCTGTCGAGCTGCGAGGCGACGCGTGGGGTCTATGAGCCCGTTGTGGCCGGCGACTATATCCGCAGCCTGCTGACGCAAGCCTACACCACCGGCCAGACCGGCATTTCGCAGACGACGGCGCAACGCCTGGCGCGCTAA
- a CDS encoding SemiSWEET family transporter, with amino-acid sequence MIIVGIGTFAAICSMASFVPQAWRIIRTRDTESISPGAYLLTVLAFALWTAYGLLLGAWPLIVSNGFNLLLSAFILVMTILPRRAKNAVADTIAPNEKK; translated from the coding sequence ATGATCATTGTCGGCATCGGAACATTCGCGGCGATCTGCTCCATGGCGAGCTTTGTGCCGCAGGCTTGGCGCATCATCCGAACAAGGGATACGGAATCGATCTCGCCGGGGGCCTATTTGCTGACGGTGCTCGCCTTTGCGCTGTGGACCGCCTACGGCCTGTTGCTTGGCGCTTGGCCTCTGATCGTCAGCAATGGCTTCAATCTGTTACTTTCAGCTTTCATTCTCGTGATGACGATTTTGCCGCGGCGCGCCAAAAATGCTGTTGCGGACACGATCGCTCCGAACGAGAAAAAATGA
- a CDS encoding helix-turn-helix domain-containing protein — protein sequence MQKSDIEIIDQLAIEAYALSATFRRHGAVLAAKGGQTQARWQVLRAASMELLSVPQIARRLGVTRQNVQRITDELVADRLVQLVLNQDHKASPHLMLTQRGQETLEALTDAGVDYRKVIWPLVRHVDLVGLVAILKSVNHALGDVDVETEMKGGAKSSRRTGESKRIRKSS from the coding sequence ATGCAGAAATCAGATATCGAAATTATCGATCAATTGGCCATCGAGGCTTATGCGCTCTCGGCCACCTTTCGGCGCCATGGGGCGGTGCTAGCCGCCAAGGGCGGGCAGACGCAGGCGCGCTGGCAGGTGTTGCGTGCGGCCTCGATGGAACTTCTTTCCGTCCCGCAGATCGCCCGCCGCCTTGGCGTTACCCGCCAGAACGTGCAGCGCATCACCGATGAGCTTGTTGCTGATCGGCTGGTGCAGCTCGTGCTCAATCAGGATCACAAGGCGTCACCGCATCTGATGTTGACCCAGCGCGGGCAGGAAACGCTCGAAGCATTGACGGACGCGGGCGTCGACTATCGCAAGGTCATCTGGCCCCTGGTCCGCCACGTCGATCTTGTTGGCCTCGTCGCCATTCTCAAAAGCGTCAACCACGCCCTTGGTGACGTCGATGTCGAGACGGAGATGAAAGGTGGGGCCAAGTCGTCGCGGCGGACGGGCGAGAGCAAGCGGATCAGAAAGTCATCATAA
- a CDS encoding NAD(P)-dependent alcohol dehydrogenase produces MYKVRGYAVQDAQSALAPFSFERRDPGPNDVRIDILYSGICHSDLHQARNDWSNSLYPMVPGHEIVGRVAAIGANVRKLKVGDFAGVGCMVDSCRHCAACKADLEMYCEEVPTWTYNSHDRSGTQLTFGGYSEEIVVDERFVVHIPKSLDLAGAAPLLCAGITTWSPLRHWKVGPGQKVGVIGLGGLGHMGVKFAKALGAHVVMITTSPEKGQDAKRLGADEVLVSRDAEQMAKHAGSFHFLLNTVPVGHDVNPYLALLKLDGTMVLVGALTELTPPPIGGNLMMGRKSMAGSAIGGMAETQEMIDFCAEHKIVSDIEIVPIQAVNEAYKRMEKNDVKYRFVIDMASLRAEAV; encoded by the coding sequence ATGTACAAAGTTCGTGGTTACGCGGTTCAGGATGCCCAATCCGCGCTGGCGCCATTCTCTTTCGAGCGGCGCGATCCAGGGCCGAACGATGTTCGCATCGACATTCTTTATTCCGGCATCTGCCATTCCGATCTGCATCAGGCGCGCAACGACTGGAGCAATTCGCTTTATCCGATGGTGCCAGGCCATGAGATCGTCGGCCGTGTCGCTGCTATAGGCGCCAATGTGCGCAAGCTGAAGGTCGGTGATTTTGCCGGCGTCGGCTGCATGGTCGATTCCTGCCGCCACTGCGCCGCCTGCAAAGCGGATTTGGAAATGTACTGCGAAGAGGTTCCGACTTGGACCTACAATTCGCATGATCGCAGCGGCACGCAATTGACGTTCGGCGGTTACTCGGAAGAGATCGTCGTCGACGAACGCTTTGTCGTCCATATTCCGAAATCGCTCGATCTTGCCGGGGCAGCGCCGCTGTTGTGCGCCGGCATCACCACCTGGTCGCCATTGCGGCATTGGAAGGTCGGGCCGGGCCAGAAAGTCGGCGTCATCGGCCTGGGTGGCCTTGGCCATATGGGTGTGAAATTCGCCAAGGCGTTGGGCGCCCATGTGGTGATGATCACCACGTCGCCGGAGAAGGGCCAGGATGCGAAGCGGCTGGGCGCTGACGAAGTTCTGGTCTCTCGTGATGCCGAGCAAATGGCCAAACACGCGGGGAGCTTTCACTTTCTACTCAACACCGTTCCTGTGGGCCATGACGTCAATCCCTATCTTGCCCTGTTGAAGCTCGATGGCACCATGGTGCTCGTCGGCGCCCTGACGGAGCTGACGCCGCCACCCATCGGTGGCAATCTGATGATGGGGCGTAAAAGCATGGCCGGCTCCGCCATCGGCGGCATGGCCGAAACGCAGGAGATGATCGACTTCTGCGCCGAGCATAAGATCGTCAGCGATATCGAGATCGTGCCGATCCAGGCGGTGAACGAAGCCTATAAGCGCATGGAAAAGAACGACGTGAAATATCGCTTCGTCATCGACATGGCCTCCCTGCGTGCCGAAGCGGTCTGA
- a CDS encoding MFS transporter: MYRLIQRQNFVSSASSLLTDRTAILAVTVFLNVSGFTIINPVVPLLVGRYVPESQLALTVGVIVSVYAACAFLAAPVLGALSDRYGRRPVLLVSLFGSAIGYVVFGIGGALSVLFAGRIIDGLTAGNIGAIYASVADVTPPAERGRVYGMLGAAGGVGFMFGPVVGGLLGEISPTAPLFAAAVLALLNMLWVHVALGETLPAERRAPVLRWRQLNVLSQFSGVLSDRTLRIAFAASFLFYFAATMMQSNISVFMIEVLRFGPLGIGMALFVVGIMDILAQGVLTRRLLPRYGEYRLARAGLMINAAGFLLIGAIVLLPSVFLLILAIVVFTLGDGLFMPAMNGLVANAASDETQGRVQGAYQGQQAIARIFGPLLAAALALNLGTSAPYWAGALIVAAGTVMLTGLRQVGQPR, from the coding sequence ATGTATCGTCTAATCCAACGTCAAAATTTTGTTTCCTCCGCTTCCAGCCTGCTGACCGATAGAACCGCGATCCTGGCGGTCACCGTCTTTCTCAATGTCAGTGGCTTCACCATCATCAATCCGGTCGTCCCACTTCTGGTCGGCCGTTACGTGCCTGAATCGCAGCTCGCGCTCACCGTCGGTGTGATCGTCTCGGTCTATGCCGCCTGCGCCTTTCTGGCAGCGCCGGTTCTTGGTGCGCTGAGCGACCGTTACGGCCGTCGGCCGGTCTTGCTTGTCTCACTCTTTGGATCAGCCATCGGCTATGTGGTGTTTGGCATCGGCGGCGCTTTGTCGGTTCTCTTCGCGGGTCGTATCATTGATGGCCTGACCGCCGGCAATATCGGCGCCATCTATGCCAGCGTCGCCGACGTGACGCCGCCCGCTGAGCGCGGGCGCGTTTATGGCATGCTGGGTGCGGCGGGCGGCGTTGGTTTCATGTTCGGTCCGGTGGTCGGCGGTCTGCTTGGCGAAATCTCGCCGACGGCGCCCTTGTTCGCGGCTGCCGTTCTGGCTTTGCTCAACATGCTTTGGGTGCACGTGGCGCTGGGGGAAACCCTGCCGGCTGAGCGGCGCGCGCCGGTGTTGCGCTGGCGCCAGCTCAACGTCCTGTCGCAATTTTCCGGCGTGCTTAGTGATCGTACCCTGCGCATCGCTTTCGCTGCGTCCTTCCTGTTCTATTTCGCCGCCACGATGATGCAGAGCAATATCTCGGTCTTTATGATCGAGGTGCTGCGCTTCGGCCCGCTTGGCATCGGCATGGCCCTATTTGTCGTCGGCATAATGGATATTCTCGCTCAAGGCGTACTGACCCGCCGCTTGCTGCCGCGTTATGGCGAGTACCGGCTGGCGCGCGCCGGACTGATGATCAATGCCGCGGGTTTTCTGCTGATCGGCGCGATCGTGCTGCTGCCGTCGGTGTTCCTGCTCATCCTCGCGATCGTCGTCTTCACCTTGGGCGACGGACTGTTCATGCCAGCGATGAACGGCCTTGTCGCCAATGCGGCCAGTGACGAAACGCAGGGACGCGTGCAAGGCGCCTATCAGGGGCAACAGGCCATCGCCCGCATCTTCGGCCCGCTACTCGCCGCAGCTCTGGCGCTCAATCTTGGCACGAGCGCCCCTTATTGGGCGGGCGCGCTCATCGTCGCGGCGGGGACGGTGATGCTCACTGGTCTGCGGCAGGTGGGCCAGCCGCGATAA
- a CDS encoding SDR family oxidoreductase, with translation MRLQGKTAIVTGGGRGIGAEYCKALANVGAAVLVADLDGDGAKHVANEIVEAGGRAHAFRLDVSSPQDTKAMADAAQEKFGGIDILVNNAAMYANLTRKRYDEITPDEFDQVMAVNVKGVWLCTMAVVPAMIQRGGGHIINIGSGSVFVGGNGLVHYVASKMGVMGLSRALARELGQYNICVNTLIPGLTDSSSNRANTTPEYLASEAKQRSIQRVQTPQDLIGPLLFLASDDSHFVSGQNLNCDGGRLFI, from the coding sequence GTGAGACTGCAAGGCAAAACAGCAATTGTGACGGGGGGCGGCCGCGGCATCGGCGCGGAATATTGCAAGGCGCTCGCCAATGTCGGCGCAGCCGTTCTGGTGGCCGACCTCGACGGGGATGGCGCCAAGCACGTCGCGAACGAGATCGTCGAGGCGGGCGGCCGGGCCCACGCTTTCCGCCTCGATGTATCCTCGCCCCAAGACACGAAGGCCATGGCCGATGCGGCGCAAGAAAAGTTCGGCGGCATCGACATTCTCGTCAATAACGCCGCCATGTACGCCAATCTGACGCGCAAGCGTTACGACGAGATCACCCCCGACGAATTCGATCAGGTGATGGCCGTCAATGTCAAAGGCGTCTGGCTGTGCACTATGGCCGTCGTACCGGCCATGATCCAACGCGGCGGCGGCCATATCATCAATATCGGCTCAGGCAGCGTGTTTGTCGGCGGCAACGGGCTTGTCCACTATGTCGCCTCAAAAATGGGCGTGATGGGTCTCAGCCGCGCGCTGGCGCGCGAACTCGGCCAGTACAATATCTGCGTCAACACGCTGATCCCCGGCCTTACCGACAGCAGTTCCAATCGCGCCAATACGACGCCGGAATATCTCGCAAGCGAGGCCAAGCAGCGTTCGATCCAGCGCGTACAGACACCGCAGGACCTGATCGGCCCACTCCTCTTCCTTGCCTCCGACGACAGCCATTTCGTCTCCGGCCAGAACCTCAATTGCGACGGCGGCCGCCTCTTCATCTGA
- a CDS encoding ABC transporter substrate-binding protein yields the protein MRGFRIRTLAATLAIAVSSPGQALEKINFLLAAPPALPAFSPLIMAKENGYYAEAGYDVEFHTARGGLDIAKQVGVGNAEFGLSLGDAPIVVRANAIPIKIVALLGGGALGVLVARKDRGIEKIEDLRGKKISVMSFQEANFFATLGALARHGIGRGEADIQAVGPSGVIGLVIAGAVDACICTPDWEISVQDGVGPTLSMPLKDYIPTTAQAIVASDAMIAKRPETVRAIVQASLKGLKFVMDDPQTATKIYVRAVPSFQGKEDVVLRMFQNYIERTYKGQKVLGETDPDVLAQMQKLYLDLGVIEKPSPVESFYTNAFVQPR from the coding sequence ATGAGAGGTTTCCGCATCAGGACATTGGCAGCCACTTTGGCCATAGCCGTTTCATCGCCAGGCCAGGCGCTTGAAAAGATCAATTTCCTGCTCGCCGCACCGCCAGCCCTGCCCGCTTTCTCGCCGCTCATCATGGCCAAAGAAAACGGCTACTATGCCGAAGCAGGCTATGACGTAGAATTCCATACCGCACGTGGCGGGCTCGACATCGCCAAGCAGGTCGGCGTCGGCAATGCCGAATTTGGCCTGTCTCTTGGCGACGCGCCGATTGTCGTGCGCGCCAACGCCATTCCGATCAAGATCGTTGCTTTGCTTGGCGGCGGCGCACTCGGCGTACTCGTGGCGCGGAAGGATCGCGGCATCGAGAAGATCGAGGATCTGCGCGGCAAGAAGATTTCGGTGATGTCGTTCCAGGAAGCCAATTTCTTTGCCACGCTTGGCGCTCTCGCCCGACATGGCATCGGCCGGGGCGAGGCGGACATCCAAGCTGTCGGCCCGAGCGGCGTGATTGGCCTTGTCATTGCTGGCGCTGTCGATGCCTGTATCTGCACGCCGGATTGGGAGATCAGCGTACAGGATGGTGTCGGACCGACGCTATCAATGCCGCTCAAGGATTATATCCCGACCACGGCACAGGCGATCGTCGCTTCCGACGCGATGATAGCCAAACGGCCGGAGACGGTGCGCGCCATCGTGCAGGCCAGTTTGAAAGGCCTGAAGTTCGTCATGGACGACCCGCAGACAGCGACCAAAATCTACGTGCGCGCCGTTCCCTCCTTCCAAGGCAAGGAGGATGTCGTTCTGCGCATGTTCCAAAATTATATCGAGCGCACGTATAAGGGACAGAAAGTTCTGGGCGAGACAGATCCGGACGTTCTGGCGCAGATGCAGAAACTCTATCTTGACCTCGGCGTGATCGAGAAGCCGTCGCCCGTCGAGAGTTTCTACACCAATGCTTTCGTTCAGCCGCGATGA
- a CDS encoding MBL fold metallo-hydrolase encodes MHLTIVGSGDAFGSGGRSNTCLRLDWPGEGQENKQENNHTVVVDFGSSALVAWHKLGFNTTDIDAVVLSHLHGDHFGGLPSLLLEGQFVSRRTKPLTIVGPQGLEARLRATCEALFPDSWSNRWSYPLTLIETAPGHVTEVAGCKITALPVDHPSGAMSRALRIDNGSKVFAYSGDTCWVDNLIEISQGADLFVVECYAGREAVPYHIDWTTLKANLPRLKARKIMATHMNADAYALREEIAAAGLLIAEDGGTFDL; translated from the coding sequence ATGCATCTGACCATCGTGGGCAGCGGCGATGCTTTCGGCAGCGGCGGGCGCTCCAACACGTGCCTGCGGCTCGATTGGCCCGGTGAGGGCCAAGAAAATAAACAAGAAAATAACCATACCGTCGTGGTCGATTTCGGCTCCTCGGCGTTGGTCGCTTGGCATAAACTTGGCTTTAATACGACGGATATCGACGCCGTCGTGCTCAGCCATCTTCACGGCGATCATTTCGGTGGTTTGCCGTCGCTGTTGCTCGAAGGCCAGTTCGTCAGTCGGCGCACGAAGCCGTTGACCATCGTCGGTCCCCAGGGGCTTGAGGCACGCCTGCGCGCCACATGCGAGGCTCTGTTTCCCGACAGCTGGTCAAACCGCTGGAGCTATCCGCTCACCCTGATCGAAACCGCGCCGGGCCATGTCACGGAGGTGGCGGGCTGCAAGATCACGGCGCTGCCAGTCGATCATCCATCCGGCGCCATGTCGCGGGCGCTGCGCATCGACAATGGCAGCAAGGTCTTCGCCTATTCCGGCGACACGTGCTGGGTTGATAATCTCATCGAGATCAGCCAGGGCGCTGATCTCTTCGTCGTCGAATGCTATGCGGGCCGCGAAGCCGTGCCCTATCACATCGACTGGACCACGCTGAAAGCCAACCTGCCGCGTCTCAAGGCGCGCAAGATCATGGCCACGCATATGAATGCGGATGCCTATGCCTTGCGCGAGGAGATCGCGGCCGCCGGCCTCCTGATCGCGGAGGACGGCGGCACGTTCGATCTGTGA
- a CDS encoding uracil-DNA glycosylase family protein, whose product MTKQTERGETTGQRKLAALTRDIAACRICIETPDKAPLPHEPNPVVRPSSTARLLIAGQAPGVRVHASGMPFTDPSGDRLRQWMGVDNETFYDTSRIAIVPMGFCFPGHDAKKGDLPPRRECARRWHEELMQAMPQIETILTIGIYAQAWHRQRLGLPVPASGGMTDLVRDWRAAFAATPKVIALPHPSWRNNSWLKKNPWFEKDVLPRLRKEVTRLVGP is encoded by the coding sequence TTGACCAAGCAAACTGAGAGGGGCGAGACAACGGGACAGCGGAAACTGGCCGCGCTGACGCGCGACATCGCGGCCTGCCGCATCTGCATCGAGACGCCCGACAAGGCACCGCTGCCGCATGAGCCGAACCCGGTCGTGCGGCCATCGTCGACGGCGCGGCTGTTGATCGCGGGGCAGGCGCCGGGTGTGCGCGTTCATGCTTCGGGCATGCCCTTCACCGATCCCTCCGGCGATCGGCTGCGGCAATGGATGGGGGTCGACAACGAGACTTTCTACGACACCTCGCGCATCGCCATCGTGCCGATGGGCTTCTGCTTTCCTGGGCACGACGCCAAGAAAGGCGATCTGCCGCCACGCCGAGAATGCGCGCGCCGCTGGCATGAAGAGCTGATGCAGGCCATGCCGCAGATCGAAACCATTCTCACCATCGGCATCTATGCCCAGGCCTGGCATCGCCAGCGCTTGGGTCTGCCGGTGCCGGCATCAGGCGGCATGACCGATCTGGTGCGCGATTGGCGCGCGGCCTTCGCCGCGACGCCGAAAGTCATCGCCCTGCCGCATCCCTCGTGGCGGAATAACTCCTGGCTGAAGAAGAATCCCTGGTTCGAAAAGGATGTGCTGCCGCGCCTGCGCAAGGAAGTGACCCGGCTTGTCGGGCCGTAA